A genomic window from Sanguibacter antarcticus includes:
- a CDS encoding STAS domain-containing protein, with protein sequence MNDPKAQAGGIRLTEEPRSSIVDMWGDIDGALRPQASLALASALDRDLPVTIDTSRVTFMDSTGIAFLVQFYTIGREEGLPVTLRNPPRVVSDVLSMLGVDGFFDADSSSLVAS encoded by the coding sequence ATGAATGATCCCAAAGCGCAAGCAGGCGGAATCCGGCTGACCGAAGAACCACGGTCCAGCATCGTCGACATGTGGGGTGACATCGACGGGGCTCTGAGACCCCAGGCGAGTCTCGCGCTCGCGAGCGCCCTCGATCGAGACCTTCCCGTCACGATCGACACGTCCCGAGTCACGTTCATGGACTCCACGGGGATCGCCTTTCTCGTGCAGTTCTACACGATCGGCCGCGAAGAAGGCCTCCCCGTCACCCTCCGGAACCCGCCCAGGGTCGTGAGCGACGTGCTCTCGATGCTCGGGGTCGACGGCTTCTTCGACGCCGACTCCTCGAGCCTCGTCGCGAGCTAG
- the ppgK gene encoding polyphosphate--glucose phosphotransferase, with amino-acid sequence MKTSSDLKHADHSTQTAFGIDIGGSGIKAAPVDLSTGTFSADRIRIPTPSESTPDAVSAVLRELAGSFDLPKDTPVGIAFPAPIHHGVVPSIANLHASWAGTDLQALATEALGRTVHAVNDADAAGFGEATYGAAQGKKGVILVVTLGTGIGSALIVDGRLLPNTELGHLEIDGFDAESRAADSARSREDLSWSAWAKRLQRYFSVVEALFSPDLIVVGGGVSKHHDDFLPLLDLRAPIVPATLRNKAGIVGAAALAKQASES; translated from the coding sequence ATGAAGACCTCATCTGACCTGAAGCACGCCGACCACAGCACGCAGACAGCGTTCGGCATCGACATCGGTGGGAGCGGGATCAAGGCCGCGCCGGTCGACCTCTCCACCGGGACGTTCTCCGCCGACCGGATCCGTATCCCGACTCCGTCGGAGTCGACGCCTGATGCCGTGAGTGCGGTCCTGCGCGAGCTCGCAGGATCGTTCGACCTCCCGAAGGACACCCCGGTGGGCATCGCGTTCCCGGCGCCGATCCACCACGGTGTGGTCCCGAGCATCGCGAACCTCCACGCCTCGTGGGCTGGCACGGACCTCCAGGCGCTGGCGACCGAGGCGCTCGGGCGCACGGTCCACGCGGTCAACGATGCGGATGCCGCAGGATTCGGCGAGGCGACCTACGGTGCGGCACAGGGCAAGAAGGGCGTCATCCTCGTCGTCACTCTCGGCACGGGCATCGGCAGCGCGCTCATCGTCGACGGTCGTCTGCTGCCGAACACCGAGCTCGGCCACCTCGAGATCGACGGGTTCGACGCGGAGAGCCGTGCGGCCGACAGCGCACGTTCACGAGAAGACCTCAGCTGGAGTGCGTGGGCGAAGCGCCTGCAGAGGTACTTCAGCGTCGTCGAAGCGCTGTTCTCTCCAGACCTCATCGTGGTCGGAGGCGGCGTGAGCAAGCACCACGACGACTTCCTCCCCCTGCTCGACCTGCGTGCGCCGATCGTTCCCGCGACGCTGCGGAACAAGGCCGGGATCGTCGGCGCAGCCGCTCTGGCCAAGCAGGCTTCCGAGAGCTAG
- the map gene encoding type I methionyl aminopeptidase, with protein MPTLHAPRPAVTPGTVSPLLAVPSSIPRPEYVGKPGPSPYSGPDVVAPETLERIRVASRIAAQALAEVGRHVAPGVTTDALDRIGHEFLVDNGAYPSTLGYRGYPKSLCTSVNEVICHGIPDSTVLVDGDIVNVDITAYIGGVHGDNNATFGAGELDEESEQLVERTREALARAIKAVKPGREVNVIGRVIEKYADRFGYGTVRDYTGHGVGEAFHSGLVIPHYDSAPSYATVIEPGMVFTIEPMLTLGTYDWEVWDDGWTVVTADRRRTAQFEHTLVVTDTGAEILTLP; from the coding sequence ATGCCGACCCTGCACGCGCCCAGACCAGCAGTCACACCAGGGACGGTGAGCCCGCTCCTCGCGGTGCCGTCGTCCATCCCACGGCCCGAGTACGTGGGGAAGCCAGGACCTTCTCCGTACTCCGGACCAGACGTCGTGGCGCCCGAGACGCTCGAACGGATCCGCGTCGCGAGCCGGATCGCTGCACAGGCGCTCGCCGAGGTCGGACGCCATGTGGCACCAGGCGTGACGACGGACGCGCTCGACCGGATCGGCCACGAGTTCCTCGTCGACAACGGCGCGTACCCGTCCACCCTCGGGTACCGCGGGTACCCCAAGTCGTTGTGCACGTCGGTCAACGAGGTCATCTGCCACGGGATCCCTGACTCGACCGTGCTCGTCGACGGCGACATCGTCAACGTCGACATCACGGCGTACATCGGCGGGGTCCACGGGGACAACAACGCGACCTTCGGTGCTGGTGAGCTCGACGAGGAGTCGGAGCAGCTCGTCGAGCGCACGCGGGAGGCGCTGGCGCGTGCGATCAAGGCCGTCAAGCCAGGGCGCGAGGTGAACGTCATCGGCCGTGTCATCGAGAAGTACGCGGATCGCTTCGGGTACGGCACCGTCCGGGACTACACGGGGCACGGCGTCGGTGAGGCCTTCCACTCTGGTCTCGTCATCCCCCACTACGACTCGGCGCCCAGCTACGCGACGGTCATCGAGCCTGGCATGGTCTTCACCATCGAGCCGATGCTCACTCTCGGCACCTACGACTGGGAGGTGTGGGACGACGGGTGGACCGTCGTCACCGCCGACCGGCGACGCACAGCCCAGTTCGAGCACACCTTGGTCGTCACTGACACCGGAGCGGAGATCTTGACCCTGCCATGA
- the panB gene encoding 3-methyl-2-oxobutanoate hydroxymethyltransferase, with product MAEHALPSTPGPSSTPGTTPGAPGEVPTRKRFRVHHLIERKAAGEKLTMLTAYDSITGRIFDEAGIDLILVGDSMGDNVLGHATTIPVTLDELIVAARSVARAAKHAMVVADLPFGAYEASPQHAHASAVRMLKEAEVHAVKIEGGARIAPHVELLTGSGIPVFGHLGFTPQSENMLGGKRIQGRGDEAAERLCADALALQEAGAVCVVLEMVPAPLAARVTEILRIPTIGIGAGSEVDGQVLVWTDMAGIGDWSPRFAKQFGQVGAALAAAAHDYVSEVRSATFPGPEHQYDH from the coding sequence GTGGCAGAGCACGCACTCCCGAGCACACCGGGTCCATCGAGCACACCGGGCACGACACCTGGTGCACCCGGCGAGGTACCCACGCGCAAGCGGTTCCGCGTCCACCACCTGATCGAGCGCAAGGCTGCCGGCGAGAAGCTCACGATGCTCACCGCCTACGACTCGATCACCGGACGGATCTTCGACGAGGCAGGCATCGACCTCATCCTCGTCGGCGACTCGATGGGCGACAACGTCCTCGGTCACGCGACGACCATCCCGGTCACGCTCGACGAGCTCATCGTCGCCGCCCGGTCCGTCGCACGTGCCGCGAAGCACGCCATGGTCGTCGCCGACCTGCCCTTCGGTGCCTACGAGGCGTCACCGCAGCACGCGCACGCGAGCGCGGTCCGCATGCTCAAGGAGGCCGAGGTCCACGCCGTGAAGATCGAGGGTGGCGCGCGGATCGCGCCGCACGTCGAGCTGCTCACCGGCTCAGGGATCCCGGTGTTCGGTCACCTCGGTTTCACACCGCAGTCCGAGAACATGCTCGGGGGCAAGCGCATCCAGGGGCGTGGCGACGAGGCTGCCGAGCGGCTCTGCGCCGATGCTCTCGCGCTGCAAGAGGCCGGCGCCGTGTGCGTCGTCCTCGAGATGGTCCCGGCGCCGCTCGCAGCGCGTGTCACCGAGATCCTCCGGATCCCCACGATCGGCATCGGGGCGGGGTCAGAGGTCGACGGCCAGGTGCTCGTCTGGACCGACATGGCCGGCATCGGCGACTGGTCACCGCGGTTCGCCAAGCAGTTCGGCCAGGTCGGTGCGGCGTTGGCCGCCGCTGCGCACGACTACGTGAGCGAGGTCCGGTCCGCAACCTTCCCCGGCCCGGAGCACCAGTACGACCACTGA
- a CDS encoding NAD+ synthase, protein MADIRIALAQIDTCVGDIDNNSQAILDWTQKAAHAGADVVVFPEMTVTGYPIEDLALRASFQRAAEAALLTIAGRLHELGLGDLSVVVGTVGAVRPSADHPEPRPTNRAVVLRHGSIVASYDKHHLPNYGVFDEARIFAAGQEGCVVEIGGRRAGIVVCEDIWQDGGPVAEMDDAQVEVLLVLNGSPYEQGKGHVRTELAARRAHEIGAPLVYVNMVGGQDDLVFDGGSFVVGTDGALLARAPQFEEHLLLWDLADDASTPHRGAVAAPLETEEEVYRALVTGLAGYAQKNGFTSVVLGLSGGIDSALVAAVSADALGGSNVYGVSMPSVYSSGHSKDDAADLAARIGASYRVQSIEPMVDAFQGELHLEGVAAENLQARVRGMILMGLSNAEGHLVLATGNKSELAVGYSTIYGDAVGGYAPLKDVDKSLVWALARWRNTVAVDAGEIPPIPESSITKPPSAELRPGQVDQDSLPPYDLLDEVLDAYIEHAEGRAELLARGFDDAVVDKVVSLVDRAEWKRRQYPLGPKVTALAFGRDRRLPITSRWREPVV, encoded by the coding sequence ATGGCGGACATCCGAATAGCCCTTGCGCAGATCGACACGTGCGTCGGCGACATCGACAACAACTCCCAGGCGATCCTCGACTGGACCCAGAAGGCGGCACACGCGGGAGCCGACGTCGTCGTGTTCCCCGAGATGACCGTCACGGGCTACCCGATCGAGGACCTCGCGCTCCGGGCATCGTTCCAGCGGGCAGCCGAGGCAGCGCTGCTGACGATCGCCGGCAGGCTCCACGAGCTCGGTCTCGGCGACCTGAGCGTCGTGGTCGGCACCGTCGGTGCCGTCCGTCCGAGCGCGGACCATCCTGAGCCACGCCCGACCAACCGCGCCGTCGTCCTGCGGCACGGGTCGATCGTCGCGTCCTACGACAAGCACCACCTGCCGAACTACGGCGTCTTCGACGAGGCGCGCATCTTCGCCGCGGGCCAGGAGGGCTGCGTCGTCGAGATCGGTGGCCGGCGCGCCGGGATCGTCGTGTGCGAGGACATCTGGCAGGACGGCGGCCCGGTCGCCGAGATGGACGACGCGCAGGTCGAGGTCCTCCTCGTGCTCAACGGCTCACCGTACGAGCAGGGCAAGGGCCATGTCCGCACGGAGCTCGCCGCGCGGCGAGCGCACGAGATCGGTGCTCCGCTCGTGTACGTCAACATGGTCGGCGGGCAGGACGACCTCGTGTTCGACGGAGGGTCGTTCGTCGTCGGTACGGACGGCGCTCTCCTGGCGCGCGCCCCGCAGTTCGAGGAGCACCTGCTCCTCTGGGACCTGGCCGACGACGCGTCGACGCCGCACCGTGGCGCGGTCGCCGCACCGCTCGAGACCGAAGAAGAGGTGTACCGCGCCCTCGTCACGGGCCTCGCCGGCTACGCGCAGAAGAACGGCTTCACGTCCGTGGTCCTCGGACTGTCGGGCGGGATCGACTCCGCGCTCGTCGCGGCGGTCTCCGCCGACGCGCTCGGCGGGAGCAACGTCTACGGCGTCTCCATGCCGTCGGTCTACTCCTCCGGTCACTCGAAGGACGATGCGGCAGATCTCGCAGCGCGCATCGGCGCGAGCTACCGGGTCCAGTCGATCGAGCCGATGGTCGACGCGTTCCAGGGCGAGCTGCACCTCGAGGGCGTCGCAGCAGAGAACCTCCAGGCGCGGGTCCGCGGGATGATCCTCATGGGGCTGTCGAACGCCGAGGGCCACCTCGTGCTGGCGACCGGGAACAAGTCCGAGCTCGCGGTCGGCTACTCCACCATCTACGGCGACGCGGTCGGGGGCTACGCCCCGCTCAAGGACGTCGACAAGTCCTTGGTGTGGGCACTGGCCCGCTGGCGCAACACCGTCGCCGTCGATGCTGGCGAGATCCCGCCCATCCCCGAGAGCTCCATCACGAAGCCCCCCTCGGCCGAGCTGCGCCCGGGTCAGGTCGACCAGGACTCGCTCCCGCCGTACGACCTCCTCGACGAGGTTCTCGACGCGTACATCGAGCATGCTGAAGGCCGTGCCGAGCTGCTCGCTCGCGGGTTCGACGACGCAGTGGTCGACAAGGTGGTCAGCCTCGTCGACCGGGCCGAGTGGAAGCGGCGACAGTACCCGCTGGGCCCGAAGGTCACCGCGCTCGCGTTCGGACGCGACCGCCGGCTCCCGATCACGTCGCGCTGGCGCGAACCGGTCGTCTGA
- a CDS encoding glutamine synthetase family protein: MDRQQEFVLRTVEERDIRFIRLWFTDVLGMLKSVAIAPAELESAFTEGIGFDGSAIEGLTRVYEADMVARPDPTTFQILPWRGDTHGTARMFCDILTPDGEPSMADSRNVLKRILEKASDQGFTFYTHPEVEFYLFEPPVPEKPLVPIDHGGYFDHVARTQGHDFRRGAITMLESMGISVEFSHHEAGPGQNEIDLRYADALTTADNLMTFRTVVKEVALEQGVFASFMPKPLADQPGSGMHTHLSLFEGDRNAFHEAGAKYELSKSARHFIAGLLHHAAEITAVTNQYVNSYKRLWGGAEAPSYICWGHNNRSALVRVPMYKPGKGNSSRIEYRALDTAANPYLAFALMLAAGLKGIEEEYELPDATEDDVWELTEPERRAMGIKPLPQSLDEAISIMERSELVAETLGEHVFAFVLRNKRQEWDGYQAQVTPFELKRLLQVL; the protein is encoded by the coding sequence ATGGACAGGCAGCAAGAATTCGTGCTTCGCACGGTCGAGGAGCGCGACATCCGCTTCATCCGTCTCTGGTTCACCGACGTCTTGGGCATGCTCAAGTCGGTGGCGATCGCTCCCGCCGAGCTCGAGTCGGCCTTCACGGAAGGCATCGGCTTCGACGGGAGCGCCATCGAGGGCCTCACCCGGGTGTACGAGGCGGACATGGTCGCGCGACCGGACCCGACGACGTTCCAGATCCTGCCGTGGCGGGGAGACACCCACGGGACGGCGAGGATGTTCTGCGACATCCTCACCCCGGACGGTGAACCGTCGATGGCAGACTCGCGCAACGTCCTCAAGCGGATCCTCGAGAAGGCGAGCGACCAGGGGTTCACGTTCTATACCCACCCTGAGGTCGAGTTCTACCTCTTCGAGCCGCCGGTGCCCGAGAAGCCTCTGGTCCCCATCGACCACGGCGGGTACTTCGACCACGTCGCCCGCACCCAGGGGCACGACTTCCGCCGCGGTGCGATCACGATGCTCGAGTCCATGGGCATCTCGGTCGAGTTCTCCCACCACGAGGCGGGCCCCGGCCAGAACGAGATCGATCTCCGGTACGCCGACGCGCTGACCACCGCAGACAACCTCATGACGTTCCGCACGGTCGTCAAGGAGGTCGCGCTCGAGCAGGGCGTCTTCGCGTCCTTCATGCCGAAGCCGCTCGCCGACCAGCCCGGGTCCGGGATGCACACGCACCTGTCGTTGTTCGAGGGCGACCGCAACGCGTTCCACGAGGCTGGTGCCAAGTACGAGCTGTCCAAGTCGGCTCGGCACTTCATCGCGGGCCTCCTGCACCACGCGGCCGAGATCACCGCGGTGACGAACCAGTACGTGAACTCCTACAAGCGGCTGTGGGGTGGGGCCGAGGCTCCCAGCTACATCTGCTGGGGGCACAACAACCGGTCGGCGCTCGTGCGCGTTCCGATGTACAAGCCGGGCAAGGGCAACTCGAGCCGTATCGAGTACCGCGCTCTCGACACGGCCGCGAACCCGTACCTCGCCTTCGCCCTCATGCTCGCTGCAGGCCTCAAGGGCATCGAGGAGGAGTACGAGCTCCCGGACGCGACCGAGGACGACGTGTGGGAGCTCACCGAGCCAGAGCGTCGTGCGATGGGGATCAAGCCCCTCCCGCAGTCGCTCGACGAGGCGATCTCGATCATGGAGCGGTCCGAGCTCGTCGCCGAGACGCTGGGTGAACACGTCTTCGCGTTCGTCCTGCGGAACAAGCGCCAGGAGTGGGACGGCTACCAGGCTCAGGTCACGCCGTTCGAGCTGAAGCGCCTGCTCCAGGTGCTGTGA
- a CDS encoding bifunctional [glutamine synthetase] adenylyltransferase/[glutamine synthetase]-adenylyl-L-tyrosine phosphorylase: MSRTSTLTGRLTRLGFADAARAEQLCADPDLVAVIGPVTTASEVLAAMGEAADPDLALLALVRLCETLCGDTSASSRERATDLRRLFADPRQVDDTTVDEHPDDPVVRRRLVAVLGASTALGDDLVRHPDLLDVVADICPAVGVDVRAVRAELLEAVGADPLADVPVASDHGPAVVDALRRSYRRRLLRIAATDLVSHEPLSILGAVGAALADLAAAALEGALAIARAELPDAGEGVRIAVLGMGKCGGRELNYVSDVDVIYVVEPVDGFTEDYATSVGTRLAAGLTRACGGPSSEPALWPVDAALRPEGKNGPLVRTLSSHVSYYERWAKTWEFQALLKARLVAGDAALAQAYVDAVRPMIWSAASRPNFVVDSQAMRRRVEDNVPAAEADRQLKLGKGGLRDVEFTVQLLQLVHGRSDESIRSSNTLTALAALATAGYVGREHAAKLAVCYRFLRTLEHRIQLYNLRRTHLMPTGEDDLRRLARSIGMRADGAEGLLARWRTVRRDVRTLHEELFYRPLLPATAQLSAEEVSLAPESARARLAAIGYRDPAGALRHIAVLTDGVSRRASIQRQLLPVMLGWFADGSDPDGGLLAFRRLSEELGRTHWYLKMLRDSGSAAFRLAYLLSTSRYVAESLGRSPESVTWLDQDADLAPRPVERLLRESDAFLTRATEWEAAITLLRALRRRELARIACGELLGVCDAPAAALGISDAADASLVGAVRIAHRVVCDEKGLSTQSPPAIMSVIAVGRLGGRELGYGSDADVMFVYEANGDTPEAEALAYAHSVALKIRSLLGATNVEPPLQVDADLRPEGRNGPLVRSFDSYVEYYNRWSAAWESQALLRARPVAGDARLGERFIELIDPLRYPPTGLDTTTVREIRRIKARVEAERLPRGVDPARHLKLGRGAISDVEWTVQLMQLMHGHAFPALRTTETLAGLAAAEEAGLIATEDAQTLAAAWQMASNLRDAVVLYTGRLGGAMADVLPSDFLALAGIARAMHYPPGCGAQMEDDYLRTARRARLVVERVFYEIED, from the coding sequence ATGTCCCGGACCTCCACGCTCACAGGCCGTCTCACCAGGCTCGGTTTCGCCGACGCCGCGCGTGCCGAGCAGCTCTGCGCGGACCCAGATCTCGTCGCCGTGATCGGACCGGTCACGACCGCGTCCGAGGTGCTCGCCGCCATGGGCGAGGCCGCCGATCCAGACCTCGCTCTGCTCGCTCTCGTCCGGTTGTGCGAGACGCTCTGCGGCGACACCTCGGCGAGCTCGCGCGAACGCGCCACGGATCTGCGCAGGTTGTTCGCAGATCCTCGTCAGGTGGACGACACGACGGTCGACGAGCATCCTGACGACCCCGTCGTGCGTCGTCGTCTCGTCGCGGTCCTCGGCGCGTCGACCGCTCTCGGGGACGATCTCGTCCGGCACCCGGATCTCCTCGACGTCGTCGCCGACATCTGTCCCGCTGTCGGCGTGGACGTCCGCGCGGTACGGGCCGAGCTGCTCGAGGCGGTGGGCGCCGACCCTCTCGCGGACGTCCCGGTCGCGTCCGACCACGGACCCGCCGTGGTGGACGCCCTGCGCCGGTCGTACCGCCGTCGGCTCCTGCGCATCGCGGCGACCGATCTCGTCTCCCACGAGCCGCTGTCCATCCTCGGTGCTGTCGGGGCTGCGCTCGCCGACCTGGCGGCCGCCGCGCTCGAAGGCGCTCTCGCGATCGCCCGCGCGGAGCTCCCGGACGCCGGAGAAGGCGTCCGGATCGCCGTCCTCGGCATGGGTAAATGCGGTGGACGCGAGCTCAACTACGTCAGCGACGTCGACGTCATCTATGTCGTCGAACCTGTCGACGGCTTCACCGAGGACTACGCGACGAGCGTCGGGACCCGGCTGGCGGCAGGCCTCACGCGGGCGTGCGGCGGACCGAGCTCCGAACCTGCGCTCTGGCCCGTGGACGCAGCCCTGCGGCCGGAGGGCAAGAACGGCCCGCTCGTGCGGACCCTGTCCAGCCACGTCTCGTACTACGAGCGCTGGGCGAAGACGTGGGAGTTTCAGGCACTGCTCAAAGCACGTCTCGTCGCGGGCGACGCGGCGCTGGCCCAGGCGTACGTCGACGCCGTGCGGCCGATGATCTGGTCTGCTGCGAGCCGCCCGAACTTCGTCGTGGACTCTCAGGCCATGCGCCGACGCGTCGAGGACAACGTGCCCGCCGCCGAGGCCGACCGCCAGCTCAAGCTCGGCAAAGGTGGTCTGCGCGACGTCGAGTTCACCGTCCAGCTGCTGCAGCTCGTGCACGGGCGCTCCGACGAGTCCATCCGCAGCTCCAACACCCTCACAGCGCTCGCCGCGCTCGCGACGGCCGGGTACGTCGGCCGCGAGCACGCCGCAAAGCTCGCTGTCTGCTATCGGTTCCTGCGCACCCTTGAGCACCGTATCCAGCTGTACAACCTTCGCCGCACGCACCTCATGCCGACCGGAGAGGACGACTTGCGTCGCCTCGCCCGGTCGATCGGGATGCGTGCCGACGGCGCCGAGGGCCTGCTGGCGCGGTGGCGGACCGTCCGGCGCGACGTGCGCACGCTGCACGAAGAGCTCTTCTATCGTCCCCTCCTGCCAGCGACGGCGCAGCTCTCGGCGGAGGAGGTCAGCCTCGCTCCCGAGTCGGCTCGCGCGCGGCTCGCGGCTATCGGCTATCGCGACCCGGCCGGCGCGTTGCGGCACATCGCCGTGCTGACCGACGGCGTGAGCAGACGCGCGTCGATCCAGCGCCAGCTCCTCCCGGTCATGCTCGGATGGTTCGCGGACGGGTCGGACCCTGACGGCGGGCTCCTCGCGTTCCGACGGCTCTCGGAAGAGCTCGGCCGGACCCACTGGTACCTCAAGATGCTCCGTGACTCGGGTTCCGCCGCGTTCCGCCTCGCCTATCTCCTCTCGACGTCGAGATATGTTGCGGAGTCTCTCGGTCGCTCGCCCGAGTCGGTCACGTGGTTGGACCAGGACGCCGACCTCGCGCCGCGCCCTGTGGAACGGCTCCTGCGGGAGTCGGACGCGTTCCTCACGCGCGCGACCGAGTGGGAAGCGGCGATCACGCTCCTGCGAGCGCTGCGGCGCCGCGAGCTCGCGCGCATCGCGTGCGGCGAGCTTCTCGGCGTGTGCGACGCGCCGGCAGCCGCGCTGGGGATCTCCGACGCTGCGGACGCGTCCCTCGTCGGGGCCGTCCGGATCGCGCACCGTGTCGTCTGCGACGAGAAGGGGCTGAGCACGCAGTCACCGCCGGCGATCATGTCGGTCATCGCGGTCGGGCGCCTCGGAGGACGAGAGCTCGGCTACGGCTCGGACGCCGACGTCATGTTCGTCTACGAGGCGAACGGAGACACACCTGAAGCAGAGGCACTCGCCTACGCCCACTCGGTGGCGCTGAAGATCCGGTCTCTCCTCGGAGCGACGAACGTCGAGCCTCCGCTCCAGGTCGACGCCGACCTGCGCCCAGAGGGCCGAAACGGCCCCCTCGTGCGGTCCTTCGACTCCTACGTCGAGTACTACAACCGGTGGTCGGCCGCATGGGAGAGCCAGGCGCTGCTGCGCGCGCGACCTGTCGCGGGGGATGCCCGGCTCGGCGAACGCTTCATCGAGCTGATCGACCCGCTGCGCTACCCGCCGACGGGGCTCGACACCACGACGGTCCGGGAGATCCGCCGGATCAAAGCCCGGGTGGAGGCCGAGAGGCTCCCGCGAGGCGTCGACCCAGCACGCCACCTCAAGCTCGGCAGAGGAGCGATCAGCGACGTCGAGTGGACCGTCCAGCTCATGCAGCTCATGCACGGGCATGCGTTCCCCGCCCTGCGCACCACCGAGACCCTGGCGGGTCTGGCGGCGGCGGAGGAGGCCGGGCTCATCGCGACCGAGGACGCTCAGACGCTCGCAGCGGCCTGGCAGATGGCGTCGAACCTTCGCGACGCTGTCGTCCTGTACACCGGCCGGCTCGGCGGCGCGATGGCGGACGTCCTGCCCTCGGACTTCCTCGCCCTCGCGGGCATCGCGCGGGCGATGCACTACCCACCCGGGTGCGGGGCACAGATGGAGGACGACTACCTGCGGACCGCCCGCCGGGCCCGTCTCGTGGTCGAGCGGGTCTTCTACGAGATCGAGGACTGA
- a CDS encoding AI-2E family transporter, translated as MVAAFVGIFAWRALGSLSGLLVNLVIALFFALAMEPMILWLVRHGWKRGAATGTVMFSILAAVGVVLTLFGTLFAEQAAQLVTTLPDTYASVVRWTEDQFAVKLPEMHDLQSQLINDWGGEVATRAIAIGSSLLGGIFAFTTVLLVAYYLAAAGPKFRASICGWLSPRNQTEVLRLWEVTQLKISDYINSRIILAIVSSVFTGVFLTIIDIPYALPLALFTGVVSQFVPTIGTYIGGALPVVFALTTDGPQKALLVVVFIVLYQQVENFWFAPKVSARALQMNPAVSFVVVLAFGAVFGALGAFLALPIAATVQAVASTYLQRHELIDSHMLRDPAKKDGWSEVDDAPTDADSTGDVADVTSEMPATPATDEGQSSIS; from the coding sequence GTGGTCGCCGCGTTCGTCGGCATCTTCGCGTGGCGGGCGCTCGGGTCGTTGTCAGGCCTGCTCGTCAACCTCGTCATCGCCCTGTTCTTCGCCTTGGCGATGGAACCGATGATCCTCTGGCTCGTGCGCCACGGGTGGAAGCGCGGTGCCGCGACCGGGACGGTGATGTTCTCCATCCTTGCTGCCGTAGGTGTCGTGCTCACCCTCTTCGGCACGCTCTTCGCGGAGCAGGCTGCGCAGCTCGTCACCACCTTGCCGGACACGTACGCGAGCGTCGTGCGATGGACCGAGGACCAGTTCGCCGTCAAGCTCCCCGAGATGCACGATCTGCAGTCGCAGCTCATCAACGACTGGGGTGGGGAGGTCGCGACGCGGGCGATCGCGATCGGTTCGTCGTTGCTCGGCGGGATCTTCGCGTTCACCACCGTCCTGCTCGTGGCGTACTACCTCGCCGCAGCGGGGCCGAAGTTCCGCGCGTCGATCTGCGGCTGGCTCAGCCCGCGCAACCAGACCGAGGTCCTGCGGCTGTGGGAGGTCACCCAGCTGAAGATCTCCGACTACATCAACTCGAGGATCATCCTCGCGATCGTCTCCAGCGTGTTCACCGGGGTGTTCCTCACGATCATCGACATCCCGTACGCCCTGCCGCTCGCGCTCTTCACCGGGGTGGTCTCGCAGTTCGTCCCGACGATCGGCACCTACATCGGTGGCGCGCTGCCGGTCGTCTTCGCCCTGACGACGGACGGCCCTCAGAAGGCGCTCCTCGTCGTCGTCTTCATCGTCCTCTACCAGCAGGTGGAGAACTTCTGGTTCGCACCGAAGGTCTCCGCGCGTGCCCTCCAGATGAACCCGGCGGTCTCGTTCGTCGTCGTGCTCGCGTTCGGAGCCGTGTTCGGGGCGCTCGGTGCGTTCCTCGCGCTGCCGATCGCCGCGACGGTGCAGGCGGTCGCGTCGACGTACCTGCAGCGCCACGAGCTCATCGACTCGCACATGCTGCGTGACCCCGCCAAGAAGGACGGGTGGTCAGAGGTCGACGACGCACCGACCGACGCCGACAGCACCGGCGACGTGGCGGACGTGACTTCTGAGATGCCCGCGACGCCCGCGACCGACGAGGGTCAGTCCTCGATCTCGTAG